The Cupriavidus necator N-1 DNA window TGGAGTTGCTGATCAATATCGATGTCGACGATCTGCCGCGCGGCATCGACTTCTACGCGCAGGGGCTTGGCCTGACGCTGAACCGCAAGCTGTTCGACGGCACCGTCGCCGAAATGCTGGGCGGCAATACTCCGATCTACCTGCTCGCCAAGCCCGCCGGCACCCGCCCCACCACCCGCGCCGACACCCGGCGCGACTACCGCCGCCACTGGACCCCTGTCCACCTCGACTTTGTCGTCGCCAACCTGGAACAGGCCATCGAACGCGCGCTGGAAGCCGGCGCCGAGATCGAGGACTGGCCGCAGGACTTTGACTGGGGGCGGCAGGCAACGCTGTCAGACCCGTTCGGGCATGGCTTGTGTTTTATCGAATGGAAGGGCGCGGGGTACGGGGCGTAGCCGGCTGAGCCCGCCGTACCTGCGACACCAGCGGTTTTCGGACTATTCGCGTATCCGTGGCCTGGCCCAAATGTCACATTTCCATGCGGCATCGGGCTTGCCTGTTTCCCTGACGCTCGCGTTGTAATAACATTGTGCTGACGCGCAATGAGGGGCAAGAAATGAAAGCGACGATCCGCAAGATGGGCAACTCACAAGGTGTCCTGATCCCCAAGGCAATCCTGGCGCAGCTAGGTCTGGAGAATGAAGTGGAAATGGAAATCGTGAATGACGCCCTGGTGCTCCGGCGCCCTAGGCAAGCACCGCGGCAAGGCTGGGCGGAAGCCAGCCAGGCCATCGCCGCGGCCGGTGACGACGCCCTGGTATTGGGCGACTTCCCCAACACCGACGACGCGGAGCTGAAGTGGTAGCGCGCGGCGACGTCTGGCTGGTTGCGCTTGACCCGACCGTCGGCAGCGAGATCGAGAAGACACGCCCCTGCGTCATCCTCTCGCCGCCGGAAATGCACGACTACCTGCGCACCGTCACCGTGGCGCCAATGACCACCGGCAGCAGGCCGGCACCGTTTCGCGTCCCGGTGACCTTCCAGCGCAAGACTGGCCTGATCCTGCTGGACCAGCTCCGGACCGTGGACAAGTCCCGGCTGGTCAGGCGGGCCGGCGGCCTGAGTGACAGGATTGTGGAGGACACCTTGCGGACATTGCGCGAAGTCTTTGCAGACTG harbors:
- a CDS encoding VOC family protein, which produces MELLINIDVDDLPRGIDFYAQGLGLTLNRKLFDGTVAEMLGGNTPIYLLAKPAGTRPTTRADTRRDYRRHWTPVHLDFVVANLEQAIERALEAGAEIEDWPQDFDWGRQATLSDPFGHGLCFIEWKGAGYGA
- a CDS encoding AbrB/MazE/SpoVT family DNA-binding domain-containing protein, with product MKATIRKMGNSQGVLIPKAILAQLGLENEVEMEIVNDALVLRRPRQAPRQGWAEASQAIAAAGDDALVLGDFPNTDDAELKW
- a CDS encoding type II toxin-antitoxin system PemK/MazF family toxin, which translates into the protein MVARGDVWLVALDPTVGSEIEKTRPCVILSPPEMHDYLRTVTVAPMTTGSRPAPFRVPVTFQRKTGLILLDQLRTVDKSRLVRRAGGLSDRIVEDTLRTLREVFAD